A stretch of the Minwuia thermotolerans genome encodes the following:
- a CDS encoding type IV secretory system conjugative DNA transfer family protein, whose product MVFGKLFGGGGNKRRQEAEEAENFRQGLEAPMRALLDLIHDMPVDRTSKMLLRQKIIQRDKGELERVLQNVILPKLDPAWQARIKDLGKSEAWMTFLEFRETPMCRGRTDERMDMLHIGNFPIPAELSRKGEQSFAPVVFSGDGHLLTVAPTGAGKGQAFILRNLYNYEGPTVVFDPKGELYRKTAWRRDWYGKVFKFAPEDPDTDCFNPMDMLTPLPDEDADVIWDNARQLAELLIVPMGKEPFWDNTAKDLVTALIFYVYHTYPPRQRNIREVTRLLHLDEDRRDALIQKLKDSDEERLRELGATLLDVHESMRTSITHTLRTQLEIWRSPKVMRATRGTSHGLHPHTIAGDDHMRWWMYSQGVEDKPGFWLEDDNTAITGDAHTVFVVVPAEQIDMYSSVLRVVLGMMLQGVMAHRRYVEREARGNQSPATPEGQWPFLFLFDELPQLGYMRIVEDAISIARGANIRLWLLAQDLSQLRNVYPRWETLIANSRAQMFFRPNDLGTAQYISDLLGEHPDLWGNRTPLAAPNELIGGAFRDDVILRFQGHKPIRARMPMFWDESESAKKMVANAKARLGDVPVREREPWPIDGLTLEELKTQNEAMRKQVPEEPEEPAETEPALSEEGGQGQNEKTAKPEPKSEAAPEYELTEDGLPKPPRLD is encoded by the coding sequence ATGGTGTTCGGCAAGTTGTTTGGGGGCGGCGGCAACAAAAGACGGCAAGAGGCAGAGGAAGCCGAGAACTTCCGCCAAGGTCTAGAGGCCCCGATGCGGGCCTTGCTGGACCTGATCCACGACATGCCGGTGGATCGCACGTCGAAGATGCTCCTGCGGCAGAAGATCATTCAGCGCGACAAGGGCGAACTGGAGCGGGTGCTGCAGAACGTGATCCTGCCGAAGCTCGATCCCGCATGGCAGGCGCGCATCAAGGACCTGGGCAAGTCCGAAGCCTGGATGACGTTCCTGGAGTTTCGGGAGACGCCCATGTGCCGTGGCCGGACGGACGAGCGCATGGACATGCTTCATATCGGCAATTTCCCAATTCCGGCGGAACTCAGCCGCAAGGGAGAGCAATCATTCGCACCGGTGGTCTTTTCGGGCGATGGGCATTTGCTGACCGTGGCCCCGACCGGCGCGGGTAAGGGCCAAGCCTTCATTCTGCGCAACCTCTATAACTACGAAGGGCCGACGGTCGTCTTCGATCCGAAGGGCGAACTGTACCGGAAGACGGCATGGCGGCGCGACTGGTACGGCAAGGTCTTCAAGTTCGCGCCCGAGGACCCGGATACGGATTGCTTCAATCCGATGGACATGCTGACGCCGCTGCCCGACGAGGATGCGGACGTGATCTGGGACAACGCGCGCCAGCTTGCCGAGCTGCTGATCGTGCCCATGGGGAAGGAGCCGTTCTGGGACAACACGGCGAAAGATCTGGTCACCGCGCTGATCTTCTACGTCTATCACACCTATCCGCCGCGCCAGCGGAATATCCGGGAGGTGACGCGCCTTCTCCATCTCGACGAGGATCGGCGGGATGCGCTGATCCAAAAACTCAAGGACAGCGATGAAGAGCGGCTGCGCGAGCTTGGCGCCACGCTGCTCGATGTGCATGAGAGCATGCGCACGTCGATCACGCATACGCTGCGCACGCAGCTTGAAATCTGGCGCTCCCCCAAGGTGATGCGGGCGACCCGCGGCACCAGCCACGGCCTCCATCCGCATACGATCGCCGGCGACGACCACATGCGCTGGTGGATGTATTCGCAGGGCGTCGAGGACAAGCCGGGCTTCTGGCTCGAAGACGACAATACGGCGATCACCGGAGACGCTCATACGGTGTTCGTTGTGGTGCCGGCCGAGCAAATCGACATGTACAGCTCGGTTTTGCGGGTGGTGCTCGGCATGATGCTGCAAGGGGTGATGGCGCATCGTCGCTACGTCGAACGGGAGGCGCGGGGCAACCAGTCTCCAGCGACGCCGGAGGGGCAGTGGCCGTTTCTGTTTCTGTTCGATGAGCTGCCCCAGCTCGGCTACATGCGGATCGTTGAGGATGCGATCTCAATTGCCCGTGGTGCGAATATCCGCCTGTGGCTCCTGGCGCAGGACCTCTCCCAACTCCGTAATGTCTATCCCCGCTGGGAGACGTTGATCGCCAACTCCAGGGCGCAGATGTTTTTCCGGCCCAACGATCTCGGCACGGCGCAGTACATCTCCGATCTGCTGGGCGAGCATCCGGACCTGTGGGGCAATCGAACGCCGCTGGCCGCGCCGAACGAGCTGATCGGTGGCGCCTTCCGCGATGACGTGATTCTGCGGTTTCAGGGGCACAAACCGATCCGTGCGCGTATGCCGATGTTCTGGGACGAGAGCGAAAGCGCCAAGAAGATGGTGGCCAATGCGAAAGCACGCTTGGGCGACGTGCCTGTGCGGGAACGGGAACCGTGGCCGATCGACGGTTTGACGCTCGAAGAGCTCAAAACCCAGAACGAGGCCATGCGCAAGCAGGTGCCGGAGGAGCCGGAAGAACCGGCCGAAACGGAACCGGCGCTCAGCGAAGAAGGGGGTCAGGGGCAGAATGAAAAAACGGCCAAGCCCGAACCCAAGAGCGAGGCCGCCCCGGAATACGAATTGACGGAGGACGGGCTGCCCAAACCGCCTCGGCTGGATTGA
- a CDS encoding ArdC family protein — MTTKSKKPDVYTQVTNNIIAAIEAGAGDWQMPWHRSGEGLNRPTNIDTANAYRGVNVVSLWAAGYARGFSTGIWGTYRQWQKNGCQVRKGEKASLVVFYKEIEIADDELENDDGNWQTDNKRLIAKASWVFNADQVDGYEPAPLPAPENPVEPIDAAEAFVRATGATVKYGGERAFYRPSDDIIQMPERERFLGTETSTPTEGFYSTLLHELTHWSGAKHRCNREFGKRFGDQAYAMEELVAELGAAFLCADLGISVTPRPDHAAYIENWLQVLKADKKAIFTAASKAAQASDFLAGLQDRAHTEAAA, encoded by the coding sequence ATGACGACCAAGAGCAAAAAGCCCGACGTCTACACCCAGGTGACCAACAACATCATCGCCGCCATCGAGGCCGGCGCCGGCGACTGGCAGATGCCCTGGCACCGCAGTGGCGAGGGCCTCAACCGCCCCACCAACATCGACACCGCCAACGCCTATCGCGGCGTGAACGTGGTCTCCCTCTGGGCCGCCGGCTACGCGAGGGGCTTCAGCACCGGGATCTGGGGCACGTACCGCCAGTGGCAGAAGAACGGTTGCCAGGTGCGCAAGGGCGAGAAGGCGAGCCTTGTGGTCTTCTATAAGGAGATCGAGATCGCCGACGACGAGCTGGAGAACGACGACGGCAACTGGCAGACCGACAACAAGCGCCTCATCGCCAAGGCGTCCTGGGTCTTCAATGCGGACCAGGTGGACGGCTACGAGCCCGCGCCCCTGCCGGCGCCCGAGAATCCCGTCGAGCCCATCGACGCGGCGGAAGCCTTCGTCCGGGCGACCGGAGCGACCGTGAAGTACGGCGGCGAGCGCGCCTTCTACCGTCCCTCGGACGACATCATCCAAATGCCGGAGCGCGAGCGCTTCCTCGGCACCGAGACCAGCACGCCGACGGAAGGATTTTACAGCACCCTGCTCCATGAACTGACCCACTGGAGTGGCGCCAAGCACCGCTGCAACCGGGAGTTCGGCAAGCGCTTCGGCGATCAGGCCTACGCCATGGAAGAGCTCGTGGCCGAACTTGGAGCGGCTTTCCTCTGCGCCGATCTGGGCATCAGCGTGACGCCGCGGCCGGACCACGCCGCCTACATCGAGAACTGGCTTCAGGTCCTCAAGGCCGACAAGAAGGCCATCTTCACCGCCGCCTCGAAGGCGGCTCAGGCCAGCGACTTCCTCGCTGGCCTTCAGGACCGGGCGCACACCGAGGCCGCCGCTTAG